The window ACGATCCTGGATTTCAATCCGCGATCGATGAACTTTTGAATCGCTTCGCGCGCGACATCGGCGCCTTCTTCAACGTTTATGCCGACGATGGTCGTGAAGTCGTGCGCGGCGATGAAGTCTACATACGCATCCAGCGGAAACCAGGCGTACTGGTTGGTCGTCTTGTTCTCGGCTTTGACTCTTGCGGTCGCTTCGGGCCCGCGAGGCGAATACCAGCCGCCGAAGGAAAAGCGTAAGCTCTTGACGCCCGCCTCGCTGAACGCGGCTGCCATGGCATCGCCTTCCTGTTTGTCGAGCCATCCTTCGATAAGCGGAGATGGTGTCGAAGCAAACGACATATCAGTGCCCAGCAGCGGCGCCCGGTGCGCTGGCCGTTGAGCTGGACGTTGAGCTGTATCTGGGGCGTCAGTCGCCGGGCCATCGCTGTGGACCAGTTGCAAACGCGGCTGCGCCCGGCCAATGCTGCCGAACATCAGCGTGGCAATCATCCCAATAAGAATCAATCCCGTTGCTTTAATAGTCACGGTTCTCTTTGGGATTGTACAACAGGCTCGAGACGATGCTCGGAATGCAGTGGAAGATTCACGTTGCCATTGACCGTTGGATAATGTAGAAGCAGTTCATGCGGCTCCGCTGGAAGCGCTGGTCAATTTTTCTGGTCTGCCTGTCCCTGTTGATGCTGATCCTGTTTCTTCCCGGGTTGCCGTGGGCGGGCCGGGTTCGCCACACACTCAAGCGAACGATCGTCAAAAGCGAAATGAAAGTGGCTGGATGGCGAGGCCACCAACCGCGGCTGATTTCGATAGCTGGAATTGTGAACACTCCCGGCGCCCAGATCCAGGCACTCGACTCGCGTTCGGGTTGGGCGACGCTTGCCGGCCGCGATGGAAGATTCGTGCTGCCTGATGTGATGTGGTATCCGGGAGCGGGCTATGAACTCGTAATCTCAGAGGACGAGCTCAACGGGAAACTGATCAAGGTGCGAGCGCCTGACGACTTTCCCGACAGCGGAGTATTCAGCGTCGGCGAGTTGGACTCCAGGCGCGGCGCAGAAATTGAGCTTGGATCATTGGCCGGCGTCAATTCAATCACCCGCGAAGATTTTGACTCCGCGAACAGCAACTACTACAAAGGGCTGTTCGACGAGTTAACCGCCGGCAAGCAATCCGATGACGAAAAGATCAGCGCGATAAACGACCATGTTGCCGGCAAGCTGAATTATGACGAGACGCAATGGGAGCTGGGAACGCCGCGCCGGGTGCTCGATCGCGGCTCGCAGTATTGCGGACATTTGAGTACGGCGATGGAAACCTTGTTGACGATCGGTGGCTACAGTACGAGAGCGGTGCACCTGAGTGATGGGAGGCAACCGCCGGGCACTCACGCAGTGGTCGAGGTCTTTTACGATGGAGAGTGGCATTTGTATGATCCAACCTTCGGCGTGAAGTTCCAAAACGAGGCCGGGCACGTCGCCAGCTATAGAGAAGTGAGGCGCGATCCAGGCCTGATCCGAGAGGACCTGTTTGTGAGATTCAAGCCAAAAATCCGCCGTCAGTGGATGGCGCTGTTGCCCGGAATATACGCCACGGGCTATCACCATTTCTATTACTTCAAAGTCAAATGAGATCGTCCCCGATCAGCAACAGCCGGGGGCTTTCGCAGGGCGCGACAATTCGATAAGTGAACAGTTCCTGCAGGACGGGAACGCGCGAAAACGGATAGAACACCCAGAGGCTTGAGCAGCACGGCATACTCCGCGGGATCGTGTTCGAGGTCGCCATCCTGTACCAGCACGAAGTCAAAGACGAGCGATACTAATGGGCGTTCTCAAAGAAGTCTATCAACTCTGTGCCAAAGACTACGCGGCCCGGCGGCGGGCCGGGCAGACTTGAGAGAGCACTCAGAGTAGCCTGAGCTTGACGCAAAGGTTACCAGCGTGGATAGTGGCTGACTGAGCCTTGATGGTGAGCGCAAGACCGTTTGAACGCGCCTAGTCCGCGGGTGAGGTATAAGGAGTGAGAAGCCCTGATTTTCATGATGTCTTAATGGCGCGCAGGCGAATCCGGCCCTATCTTCAGCCCACGCCCATGCATTCCTATCCGGCGATCGACGAGCTAGTCGGCGCCGAGGTCTTCATCAAGCACGAGAATTATCAACCGATCGGCGCGTTCAAAGTGCGCGGCGGCATAAACCTGATCTCTCAACTCAGCGAGTCAGAACGAGCGCGCGGAGTGATCGCCGCTTCGACTGGCAATCACGGCCAGTCGGTCTCGTATGCCGCGCGTTTGTTTGGCGTCAAAGCGCGAATCGTCGTGCCCGAAGCCGCCAACCCGGGAAAGGTCGCCGCGATGCGAGGGATGGGATCAGAGGTCATCTTCCATGGCGCGCAATTCGACGAAGCGCGGGTGCACTGCGAAGAGCTCGCACGCCGGCACGGCTATCGTTACATTCACTCCGGCGACGAGCCTTTGCTGATCGCGGGCGTCGCAACCGAAGCGCTCGAAATGCTCGAGGATGAGCCGCGACTCGAGGTGATCGTCGTGCCGGTCGGCGGAGGAAGCGGCGCGGCGGGTGTCTGCATCGCCGCGAACGCGATCAATCCAAACATTCGAATCATCGGCGTGCAGTCCGAAGCGGCGCCGGCGGCTTTCGAGTCGTGGCGGCAGAAGCGGCTGGTCGAAGCGCCGAATCGAACCGTTGCAGAAGGTCTGGCGACCGGCACCGCGTTCGCGTTGCCTCAGGCGATTCTCTGCGAGCGCCTGAAAGAATTCATCCTGGTCAGCGATGAGGAGATCATGCGCGCGATGGTGTGGATGATCGAACGTGCGCACACGCTCGCCGAAGCAGCGGGCTCGGCCCCGCTGGCCGCAGCTTACCGGATGCGAGATGAGCTTGCCGGAAAAAAAGTCGGGGTGGTCTGCTCTGGCGGCAACACGTCGATTGAGCATTTGAAACAAGCGCTCGCCCACGGCGTAGCATAGACTTTAGTCTGTGTCGGCAAACACGCTACCAGAAGAATCGCCGGACACAGACTAAAGTCTATGCTACGTGGGATGAGAGTCTTGCATTATTTCAGCCTCAAGTTCCGTCTATTCGTGTGGGAGGGTTAGTTTCGACTGACCTGTGTTGGCCCGCAGAATAAGCAATCTTGCTGATTGATCTCACAAGAAAGGACTACCGCAATGGCTAACATCTTTTCGAATTCCTTTGGACGAGTCACGGAATTCCTTACCGGGTGGATCCCCTGGTACAAGGTGCCGTTACTCCTCGGGCTCCCGAGGGTCTTCCGCATTCGCGCGAAGTTGAGATCGGACAACCTCTACGACACAGGGAAGATTGAACCCATTGATCAGCCTCCTTTGGGCAAGCCGGGCACGAGTCAGCGCATGTCGCGCACAATCGACGGGACCTACAACGACTTGAGCCAACCGAGGATGGGAAGCGCCGGCTCCCGCTTCGGTCGCAACGTTCCGCTCGATCGGGTGATTCCCGACCAGGGCTCGCTGCTCACGCCAAACCCCCGAACCGTTAGCCTCGAGCTTATGACGCGTAAGGAATTTCAGCCGGCCACGACGCTCAACCTTCTGGCGGCCGCGTGGATCCAGTTCGAGGTTCACGACTGGATGAGCCACGGAAGCAACGAGAAGGAGAATCAAATACAGATTCCTCTTAGCAGCGATGATTCCTGGCCGGAGCCCCCGATGATGGTGCGCCGCACTCGACGCGATCCAACGCGGCCGCCGGCATCCACCAATCCAGTCCCGACGTTTGCCAACACCGAGACGCACTGGTGGGACTGCTCGCAGATTTACGGTAGCGATCTCGAGACCCAAACGAAAGTGCGGTTGGGTGTCGACGGCAAGCTCAAGCTTGGGGGCGATAACCTGCTCCCGGTTGATCCGCACACCGGGATAGATATTTCCGGAGTAACCGGAAACTGGTGGGTCGGGCTGGCGATGCTTCACACGCTGTTCACGCTCGAACACAATGCGATCTGCGACCGCCTCCGCGCGGAATTCCCCGGATGGTCCGACCAGGAGTTGTTCGACCGCGCGCGGCTGATCAACGCTGCGTTGACGGCAAAGATTCACACGGTCGAGTGGACGTGCGCGATTGTCGCGCACCCGACGGTCGTTAAAGGCATGGAACTCAACTGGGAGTTGATCCGCAAGTCAAAAGCCGATCATCACGCCGCGCCCTATTCGATCACAGAAGAGTTCGTCGCGGTTTATCGAATGCATCCGCTGATGCCGGACGACTACAGCTTTCGCTCTCTTTCGACCGGCGCGGTCGTAGAAGAACATACGTTTCCCGAAGTCTTTTCGAGTAAGGCGCGCGATCTGATGACCAGGTTGTCGATGGCTGATCTCTTCTATTCGTTCGGGACTATGCATCCCGGCGCAATCAGGCTGCACAACTTCCCGCGTTTTCTGCAAATGCTCGAGCGAACGGACGGTCCGACGATTGATCTGGCGGCGGTGGATATTCTGCGCGACCGTGAACGCGGCGTCCCGCGCTACAACGACTTTCTCAAGCTGATCGACAAGGACCCGGTAAAGAATTTCGAAGAGCTGTCGAGCAATAAAGAATGGGTGGAAGAGATCAGGCGTGTTTACGGCGGGGACATCAACAAAGTGGACTTGATGGTCGGCATGTACGCCGAGGATTTGCCGGAAGGGTTCGGTTTCAGCGAGACGGCGTTTCGGATTTTCATCCTGATGGCATCCCGGCGTTTACAAAGCGACCGCTTCTTCACGACCGACTACAACGAGAAGACTTACACCAAGGTCGGACTCAAGTGGATCGAGGATAACAACATGCGCACGGTGCTGCGACGACATATCCCCGCGCTCGGCCCGCTGCTCGAGAACGTGGACAATGCCTTCATGCCGTGGCCCAAAAAATAATGAGTATGGGAGGTCTGCTATGAATTTCGACAACAGTTGGGATGCGTTACTCAAGCCGGGCAAGGCGACGGGGTACTTTGACAAGCTAGGTCAAACGAAGTTTGAAGTCGAAGCAACTTCATACAGCAAGGTCAATGCATGGTGGCTGGCCGAGCTTTGTCGCCTGATCTACCGGCAGGGCGCCGACGAAGTAAAGAACGGGTCAGGGCTCACCCGGAAAGAGGTGCTCGCCGGGGTGAAGCTGGACGAGGTGGCCTTCTTCGATGAGGGAAACACTGAGGCCGGTTTAGTCAAAACCACGAGTTCGTCTGGAGTTCAGTTCGCGGCCCTGATCCTGCGCGGGACCAATGACCTGATGGACTGGCTGACTGACTTCAACGCAATTCCGCAGGATTGGTCAAGAGGCGGGCTTGTCCACAAGGGCTTCGCGAAAGCGCTCCAATTGGTTTGGGATAAGGTCAACACGTCGATCGATGACAAGATTCCTTCGGATTGTCCGCTCTTCATCACTGGTCACAGTCTCGGGGCGGCGCTGGCTACGCTGGCGGCATCTTTGCGTCAGCCTCGCGCGCTATACACTTTCGGATCTCCGCGAGTGGGCGACAAGGACTTTGCCAAAACACTCGCCGGGGTGAAAGTTTTCCGAGTGGTCAACAATCGTGACGTTGTGACGACGGTGCCTCCGCCTCTGCCGTTTCATCACCTGGGTGAGGCGCACTATATAACTCACGATGGCGGTATGCTGACTAACCCGGATGACGATACGGTGGCTCGGGATCGCCTGAAGCGAGATCGTCTTCCCTTCTTTTCCGGAGATTGGCACAAACTCTTCACGGACGCGCCGGAACCGCTGGCTGACCATGCGCCGGTCAACTATGTCGCTCATCTTGAGCGGCAGGTTTGAGCATCCTGGGAGCGCATCCTGGGAGCGCGCACCTGGGAGCCCAGGCATCCCTGCCTGCCTCTTTTCGCAATCGGCGGTTCTCTTTCCAATTGCTTCTCGCGCGAACGCCATGCAGGCAAGGATGCCTGCGCTCCCAGGCCGGTCATGCGAACGGCGGCGGAGAGAATACCGACATTATCTGTTCGATCATCTCTTCCCGCGACTTGAACCGCGACTCTTCGTAGCAGCCGAGCGGGTTTTCCGGCACGTTTACCAGACACTTGTTGCAATAGGTGCAAGGCTGCGGCGCGCGGTCCAGCCCCTTGGCAAACAATTTCACAAGATCGTTGTTTGCAATCAACGGGCGAGCGATCGAGACCGCGTCGCACGACCCGTCGTTGATCGCTTTTCGTATAACCGAAGCCGTTTGAAAACCGCCCGTGCAGATGACTGGAACGCTCACCGCCTGTTTGATGGCACGAGCGTCTGGCAAGTTGATGCCTTCTATCTGATCGCCGGTCGCGCGATTCCATCTCTGCTGGAAGAGCTTGTTCGCGGGCCAGGTTCGAAACAGTACAAAGTTTCGATAAGTATGCTCGCCGCTCGAAATCAACGAGTCATATGTCTTGATCAGCTCTTCGAGCGCGAACGGACCGGCAGGGTTGCGCGGATGCGGGAATGAGCTGCCCGTCGAAACATGTATCGCGTCCACGCCGTCTTCTTCGAGCCATTTGCACACCTGAACCGAGTCTTCAATGGTGTTGCCCTTGCCTTCGAATGGAAGCATCGCGTTGTTGTATTCGGTAGCGCTGATCTTCATTTGCAGATGAAAGTCCGCGCCGACCTTCGCCCGGATGGCGCGCACTATCTCGCGCACGAATCGAGCGCGGTTCGCAAGCGGGCCGCCGTAGTCGTCTTTTCGATCGTTGATCGCCGAGCTGAGGAATTGAGTTATCAGGTAGCCGTTCGCTCCGTGCAACTCGACTCCGTCGAGCCCTGCTTCCCTGGCCCTGCGCGCGCCTTCGGCGAATGCGTTGACGGTTTCGTTGATCTGCTCGATTGTCATTCGCTCGCACTGGAACCCGTGAATAGGCTCGGATTTGTCGGTCGAGCTCAATCCTTTTGGGTACTCGATGCCCTGAATGTCACGCTGCCTTCCGCCGTGACTGAGCTGGAGGATGTACTTGCAATCGTGCTCGTGAACGCGCTTGCCAAGCTCGCGCCAGAACGGAATGCGTTCGTCGCGATCTATGGTCGCGTAGTTTGGAACGATGCGCCCGCGCATCTGCACCGGCACAAACGACGAGATGATGGCCCCGACTCCTCCGCGCGCGAACTTCACTTCCCAGTTGATTCGAGCTTGATTGCCCGAGCCGTCGTAGTTGTCGAACCGGCCGGAGACGTTCGAGCGGAAGATGCGGTTCTTAACTGTCAGGTTCTTGAATTTCAACGGCTCGAATAAGATATCCGCGCACATTGTCGTGACCCCTCCTCGTAAGTAGTCGCCGGCAAGCTGAAACACCGATTTACCCGGGCAGATCGAAAGTATTCTTCTCCCCGATCTTTGTCCACTACTATAGACGCAAAACAAATCTTGAGTAATTCATCAAGCGGCATTAAGCGGCATTAAGCAGCAGGGCGCGTCTCTGTTGCCTGCGACAACGATTCACTGCTTCAGAAAAGTTGCCCTGCCTGCATCGTCGGCCTAGTGAGTTCCGTCTGTTTATGATAGGAACGAACCGGCGCGCGGCCGCAGATGACCAAAACGGGCCGCGCGCGAAAGGGAGGATATCAGATATGAGCGCAGACGACAGACCGGGAATACTTCGATTGGATCTGGTCGATCTCAATGGACAGAAAATAGGCGGAAGGGTTGACGTGCTGCTGCGCCATCAGGTGCTCAGTCATTCTCCACGCTTCAACGGCCTAGACCCGTCTCAGGGGATCGAAATCAAAGGGCTGCACGCAGTTCCGCAGGGGCTCTACATGGTTGAAATCGATCCGGCAGCCTATCTTCAGGTGAATCAGTTCGTCACCATCGCGGCAAGCGGCTTCACCGAGAGGCGGATCGTGTTTCCAATAGACCCCAAGAAAGTCACGGCGGTGTTTCCTGAGTACGCGGGGCTGCCCGATGATCTTCAGAGGATACTGGAAAACAGCGACAACGTGTTTTCGTTTGAGGGTACGACTGGGAAGTCGCTCTTCACCGCGCAAGCGTTCGATGACCTGCGCAAAGCCTGTATGCTGAACATCGCCGCCAAGTGCGCTGCAACTCGTCTGAGCAACGGCAAAACGGTTCTGCCGTACATCCAGAAGATACGCGAGATCCGCAGCGAACGCTTCTTTGCCGACGTTTCGAGGGAGCTCAGAGAAGAGACCAAAAACAGCGTGGATGAAGATGTGTTCAAGGACGCGCCCGACACGCTTCACACCCCGCCCTCGGGTTTCAAAAAAGCCGGAAGCTGGAAAACGCGAGACCAGTATGGCAACTTGCAGCTCACCTTCTTCGTGAAAGGCGATGAGTGGGTGGCGGATATCGACATCGACGACGCAGCCGGAATAGAACATCTGTTTCACGTCCTCAAACACAAGCTCACTAGCGGCCACACGAACCCTTATGCCATCCACGAGATTCTGATCGCCCATCAGGAAATCGACCCCGGCTACCATTTTGTGGTCTAATCCAACGACGGATGAGATCACATATCCTGGCCATAGACCTGGGCGGAACGAAGGTGATGGCCGCGGTGCTTGATGCCGAGGGCCGTATCATCTCGCGCGCGCGCGCCAAAACCAGAGCGTGGCGCGATGACCAGGCGGTCTTTGCGACGATCGCGCAGGTGGGTCATCGAGCTATCGAAGACGCGGGCATCGCCGTCCAACGACTTGCCGCGGTAGGCATCGGCGCCCCGGGCCCCATCGATTTTGATACTGGATACATCATCGAATCCGCGAATTTGGGATTCAAGAATTTTCCGCTGGGTCCCCGCATTGCCGAAGAGTTCGACTGTCCGGCGATCGTCGAGAACGACGTCAACGCCGGCGTGTACGGCGAGTTCAAAGCGGGCGCGGCCCTGGGCGTAAACGACGTGCTGGGCGTGTTCGTCGGGACAGGCATCGGCGGCGGATTGATAGTAAACGGCGCACTCTTTCGAGGCTTCAACAAGGGCGCCGGCGAAGTAGGCCACATAATCGTCAAGACGGGCGGCCCGCGTTGCGGCTGCGGCAACCGTGGCTGCCTTGAAGCTCTCGCCAGCCGCACCGCGATCACTCGCGACATCCGAAAAGCGATCAAGCGGGGACATCGCAGCGTTGTTGCAAAACGACTGAGGCAAGAAACCGACCTGCTATCCGGGAAAGATCTGAAATCGGCTTATGACTCCGGCGATGAGCTTGTAAGGAAGACAGTTCATCGGGCGGCCACGTTTATCGGCATCGGCATTGGGAGCCTGCTCAATGTGGTCGGCTCGGAGATGGTAGTGCTCGGCGGAGGTGTCGTCGAAGCATTCGGAGAGGACTTCATCGATCGCATCGAGCGGGCGGCTCGTGACATTGCGTTCGAGATCAACACAAAGAATGTGAAGATAATCGGCGCCGGGCTGGGCGACGACGCCGGAGTGATCGGAGCTGGTATGCTCGCGCGAGAGGCGCTAGCTGACGCGCGCCTCGGTTAGTAGATGCTTGGGCGGAACCCTCAGGTCGCTCACCAATCTAATCCACGACATCACCTTCAATATGTAATAGCTGACATCAACTTCCCACCAGTAGAAGCCCTGCTTCACAGACGACATGTAGTGATGATGATTGTTGTGCCAGCCTTCGCCGCAGGTCCACAAAGCGATCAAGAAGTTGTTACGGCTTTGATCCGTTGTCGCGAACCTTCGGCTGCCCCAGATGTGCGATAGCGAGTTGACCGAGAACGTCCCGTGATACAAAACAACAGTACTGACGAAGAAGCCCCATACCAGCCACTGCCCTCCGCCCAACACGAACAAAAGCACCGCCAG is drawn from Acidobacteriota bacterium and contains these coding sequences:
- a CDS encoding peroxidase family protein, whose protein sequence is MANIFSNSFGRVTEFLTGWIPWYKVPLLLGLPRVFRIRAKLRSDNLYDTGKIEPIDQPPLGKPGTSQRMSRTIDGTYNDLSQPRMGSAGSRFGRNVPLDRVIPDQGSLLTPNPRTVSLELMTRKEFQPATTLNLLAAAWIQFEVHDWMSHGSNEKENQIQIPLSSDDSWPEPPMMVRRTRRDPTRPPASTNPVPTFANTETHWWDCSQIYGSDLETQTKVRLGVDGKLKLGGDNLLPVDPHTGIDISGVTGNWWVGLAMLHTLFTLEHNAICDRLRAEFPGWSDQELFDRARLINAALTAKIHTVEWTCAIVAHPTVVKGMELNWELIRKSKADHHAAPYSITEEFVAVYRMHPLMPDDYSFRSLSTGAVVEEHTFPEVFSSKARDLMTRLSMADLFYSFGTMHPGAIRLHNFPRFLQMLERTDGPTIDLAAVDILRDRERGVPRYNDFLKLIDKDPVKNFEELSSNKEWVEEIRRVYGGDINKVDLMVGMYAEDLPEGFGFSETAFRIFILMASRRLQSDRFFTTDYNEKTYTKVGLKWIEDNNMRTVLRRHIPALGPLLENVDNAFMPWPKK
- a CDS encoding threonine/serine dehydratase, which encodes MARRRIRPYLQPTPMHSYPAIDELVGAEVFIKHENYQPIGAFKVRGGINLISQLSESERARGVIAASTGNHGQSVSYAARLFGVKARIVVPEAANPGKVAAMRGMGSEVIFHGAQFDEARVHCEELARRHGYRYIHSGDEPLLIAGVATEALEMLEDEPRLEVIVVPVGGGSGAAGVCIAANAINPNIRIIGVQSEAAPAAFESWRQKRLVEAPNRTVAEGLATGTAFALPQAILCERLKEFILVSDEEIMRAMVWMIERAHTLAEAAGSAPLAAAYRMRDELAGKKVGVVCSGGNTSIEHLKQALAHGVA
- a CDS encoding transglutaminase-like domain-containing protein, which codes for MRLRWKRWSIFLVCLSLLMLILFLPGLPWAGRVRHTLKRTIVKSEMKVAGWRGHQPRLISIAGIVNTPGAQIQALDSRSGWATLAGRDGRFVLPDVMWYPGAGYELVISEDELNGKLIKVRAPDDFPDSGVFSVGELDSRRGAEIELGSLAGVNSITREDFDSANSNYYKGLFDELTAGKQSDDEKISAINDHVAGKLNYDETQWELGTPRRVLDRGSQYCGHLSTAMETLLTIGGYSTRAVHLSDGRQPPGTHAVVEVFYDGEWHLYDPTFGVKFQNEAGHVASYREVRRDPGLIREDLFVRFKPKIRRQWMALLPGIYATGYHHFYYFKVK
- a CDS encoding ROK family protein; the protein is MRSHILAIDLGGTKVMAAVLDAEGRIISRARAKTRAWRDDQAVFATIAQVGHRAIEDAGIAVQRLAAVGIGAPGPIDFDTGYIIESANLGFKNFPLGPRIAEEFDCPAIVENDVNAGVYGEFKAGAALGVNDVLGVFVGTGIGGGLIVNGALFRGFNKGAGEVGHIIVKTGGPRCGCGNRGCLEALASRTAITRDIRKAIKRGHRSVVAKRLRQETDLLSGKDLKSAYDSGDELVRKTVHRAATFIGIGIGSLLNVVGSEMVVLGGGVVEAFGEDFIDRIERAARDIAFEINTKNVKIIGAGLGDDAGVIGAGMLAREALADARLG
- a CDS encoding NADH:flavin oxidoreductase → MCADILFEPLKFKNLTVKNRIFRSNVSGRFDNYDGSGNQARINWEVKFARGGVGAIISSFVPVQMRGRIVPNYATIDRDERIPFWRELGKRVHEHDCKYILQLSHGGRQRDIQGIEYPKGLSSTDKSEPIHGFQCERMTIEQINETVNAFAEGARRAREAGLDGVELHGANGYLITQFLSSAINDRKDDYGGPLANRARFVREIVRAIRAKVGADFHLQMKISATEYNNAMLPFEGKGNTIEDSVQVCKWLEEDGVDAIHVSTGSSFPHPRNPAGPFALEELIKTYDSLISSGEHTYRNFVLFRTWPANKLFQQRWNRATGDQIEGINLPDARAIKQAVSVPVICTGGFQTASVIRKAINDGSCDAVSIARPLIANNDLVKLFAKGLDRAPQPCTYCNKCLVNVPENPLGCYEESRFKSREEMIEQIMSVFSPPPFA
- a CDS encoding lipase family protein; this translates as MNFDNSWDALLKPGKATGYFDKLGQTKFEVEATSYSKVNAWWLAELCRLIYRQGADEVKNGSGLTRKEVLAGVKLDEVAFFDEGNTEAGLVKTTSSSGVQFAALILRGTNDLMDWLTDFNAIPQDWSRGGLVHKGFAKALQLVWDKVNTSIDDKIPSDCPLFITGHSLGAALATLAASLRQPRALYTFGSPRVGDKDFAKTLAGVKVFRVVNNRDVVTTVPPPLPFHHLGEAHYITHDGGMLTNPDDDTVARDRLKRDRLPFFSGDWHKLFTDAPEPLADHAPVNYVAHLERQV